In Thauera aromatica K172, one DNA window encodes the following:
- a CDS encoding RecB family exonuclease, with protein MSIRASSLAELFDCPARWAAKHIDGKRLPRSAAAQLGTAVHASTAVYDASRLTGGRPVTADDAAGALVDAIRHPEEDVEWEDTKPQEAERIGLSLHARYCAEIAPQQKYLGVEVACERLEIPDLGIALTGTTDRVRETADGQIGIADLKTGGRAVGADGTVTTAGHGPQMGVYELLAEQVIGRAITAPAQIVGLNTGKTAAAQRVGTGEIEGARAALVGTAEQPGMLEHASRIIHSGLFFGNSKSVLCSPKFCPAHPTCRFKG; from the coding sequence GTGTCGATCCGCGCCAGCTCACTGGCTGAGCTTTTCGACTGCCCGGCACGATGGGCCGCCAAGCACATCGATGGAAAGCGCTTACCGCGCTCTGCTGCAGCGCAGCTCGGCACCGCGGTTCACGCCAGCACCGCGGTCTATGACGCCTCGCGCCTCACTGGCGGTCGCCCCGTGACCGCCGATGACGCTGCAGGAGCACTGGTCGATGCCATCCGCCACCCCGAGGAAGACGTCGAATGGGAAGACACCAAGCCGCAAGAGGCCGAACGCATCGGCCTATCGCTGCACGCCCGGTACTGCGCCGAAATCGCGCCGCAGCAGAAGTACCTGGGCGTTGAAGTGGCGTGCGAGCGGCTTGAAATCCCGGACCTTGGCATCGCGCTGACCGGCACCACCGACCGTGTGCGCGAAACCGCCGACGGCCAGATCGGCATCGCGGACCTGAAAACCGGCGGCCGAGCAGTGGGTGCAGACGGCACCGTCACCACCGCAGGCCACGGCCCGCAGATGGGCGTCTATGAGCTGCTGGCCGAGCAGGTCATCGGTCGCGCGATCACCGCCCCGGCGCAGATCGTCGGCTTGAACACCGGCAAGACCGCCGCAGCGCAGCGTGTCGGCACCGGCGAGATCGAAGGCGCCCGCGCCGCGCTCGTCGGCACAGCCGAGCAGCCCGGCATGCTCGAGCACGCCAGCCGAATCATCCACTCGGGCCTGTTCTTCGGCAACAGCAAATCCGTGCTGTGCAGCCCGAAGTTTTGCCCGGCGCATCCGACGTGCCGTTTCAAGGGCTAA
- a CDS encoding YHYH domain-containing protein, with amino-acid sequence MKRIAATLALVLASSLAAAHSGGTNAAGCHTDHRTGAYHCH; translated from the coding sequence ATGAAACGCATCGCCGCCACGCTCGCCCTGGTTCTCGCCTCCTCGCTCGCCGCCGCGCACTCGGGCGGCACCAATGCGGCCGGCTGCCACACCGACCACCGCACCGGCGCCTATCACTGTCACTGA
- a CDS encoding BrnA antitoxin family protein, with amino-acid sequence MSNNSDPMFEQYADMDFTDAKPVAKVPALARLQAERGGKSRITIRIDNATLAVFKARAEMAGGNYQTLMNEALAQAAQGVTLADVVRETIRQELRH; translated from the coding sequence ATGAGCAACAATTCTGACCCGATGTTCGAGCAGTACGCCGACATGGATTTCACCGACGCCAAGCCCGTCGCCAAGGTGCCGGCGCTGGCCCGGCTTCAGGCCGAGCGCGGCGGCAAGTCGCGCATCACCATCCGCATCGATAACGCGACCTTGGCCGTGTTCAAGGCCCGCGCCGAAATGGCCGGCGGCAACTACCAGACGCTGATGAACGAGGCGTTGGCTCAGGCTGCGCAGGGGGTGACGCTGGCCGACGTGGTGCGCGAGACGATCCGGCAGGAGCTGCGCCACTAA
- a CDS encoding terminase small subunit, with protein MASLTARQQRFVDEYLCDLNATQAAIRSGYSKKTAEWIGPQLLTKSHVTAAVAERMKARGERTAITADRALLEAARLALFDPRKLFNDDGSPKGIHELDDDTAAAVAGIEVLEQFEGSGKDRVFVGYLKKYKIADKNSALEKLFKHHGLYEKDNRQKSDPIAEFLAALNRSALPVVGDGSQ; from the coding sequence ATGGCGTCGTTGACCGCCAGGCAGCAGCGCTTCGTGGATGAGTATCTGTGTGACCTGAACGCCACGCAGGCGGCGATTCGTTCTGGATACAGCAAGAAGACTGCCGAGTGGATTGGCCCGCAGCTGCTTACGAAAAGTCACGTGACTGCCGCGGTGGCAGAGCGCATGAAGGCGCGCGGCGAGCGCACCGCAATCACCGCCGACCGCGCGTTGCTCGAAGCGGCGCGACTGGCGCTGTTCGATCCGCGCAAGCTCTTCAACGACGACGGCAGCCCGAAGGGCATTCACGAACTCGACGACGACACCGCCGCGGCCGTTGCCGGTATCGAGGTGCTGGAGCAGTTCGAGGGATCAGGCAAGGATCGCGTGTTCGTGGGCTATCTCAAGAAGTACAAGATCGCCGACAAGAACAGCGCGCTCGAGAAGCTGTTCAAGCATCACGGTCTGTACGAGAAGGACAACCGCCAGAAGTCGGATCCGATCGCCGAGTTCCTGGCCGCGCTGAACCGGTCTGCGCTACCCGTGGTGGGCGATGGCAGCCAGTAG
- a CDS encoding antA/AntB antirepressor family protein, giving the protein MPPTLVGKRDGRFATNRSEHITMAHPAQGASTALVPVFTGTLAGIETLLCNARDLHAFLQVGKKFPDWIKLRIEQYGFVEGEDFTVCFPNLGSKTRGGHNSTDYHLSLDMAKELSMVENNAQGRLARRYFIAMEKQALGLPAPAAAPVKRAIRSRDDLSFTRRDEQGRLINWSVAHGQDDDWGAAFAQGAAFFAEVAQLAEFDEAEACKAIQTALSGPAFDHAQQGGFSGAWGQECGFAEAVARAAIAGLRALREGDVAPFEPHASRGRAMPPNALPKPRKPKALPAPSVRTIQ; this is encoded by the coding sequence ATGCCGCCCACCCTCGTTGGGAAGCGAGATGGGCGGTTCGCAACGAACCGATCGGAGCACATCACCATGGCACACCCCGCCCAAGGCGCGTCCACCGCGCTCGTCCCCGTTTTCACCGGCACCCTGGCCGGCATCGAAACCCTTCTGTGCAATGCCCGCGATCTGCATGCCTTCTTGCAGGTCGGCAAGAAATTCCCCGACTGGATCAAGTTGCGCATCGAGCAGTACGGATTCGTCGAAGGCGAAGACTTCACCGTTTGCTTCCCAAATCTGGGAAGCAAAACCCGCGGCGGTCACAACAGCACCGACTACCACCTCTCCCTCGACATGGCCAAAGAGCTGTCGATGGTCGAGAACAACGCGCAGGGCCGCCTGGCGCGGCGCTACTTCATCGCGATGGAGAAGCAGGCACTGGGCCTGCCGGCGCCGGCGGCCGCCCCGGTGAAGCGGGCAATCCGCAGCCGCGACGACCTTTCCTTCACCCGCCGCGACGAGCAGGGGCGGCTCATCAACTGGAGCGTGGCGCACGGGCAGGATGACGACTGGGGCGCGGCGTTCGCGCAGGGTGCGGCGTTCTTCGCCGAGGTGGCGCAGCTCGCCGAGTTCGATGAAGCCGAAGCGTGCAAGGCGATCCAGACCGCCCTCTCCGGGCCGGCGTTCGACCATGCACAACAGGGCGGATTCAGTGGCGCGTGGGGCCAGGAGTGCGGCTTTGCCGAGGCGGTCGCCCGCGCGGCCATTGCGGGCCTGCGCGCGCTGCGCGAGGGCGATGTGGCGCCGTTCGAGCCGCACGCGAGCCGGGGCCGCGCGATGCCGCCCAATGCCTTGCCGAAGCCGCGCAAGCCGAAGGCGCTGCCGGCGCCGTCTGTGAGGACGATCCAGTGA
- a CDS encoding phage portal protein encodes MQRDERTPDTSGLTDLQYREIVNQIRLQPAWRAESDRACSFYDGNQLGADEVAELEARGMAPIIINQIKPLVNSVLGLEAKTRSDWRVVADRDEQQEMAEALSAKLMEAERETLADQACSEAFAGQIKAGLGWVHVTRNADPFGYDYRVEAVDRSEIWWDWQARKPDLADARYLVRERWYPTESLVAYFPGEADMIRAVGSGWAPEWMDLAKTDERMMRAYDSEHRSGWLEQEWRNTDSGLVCLREIWYRVPVRAKVIKLPDGRVAEFDKKNPLHALAAAEGLATVREAVFTKLRVSLWVGPHKLQDEDYGSNHLPYVPFWGYREDRSRVPYGVVRDLIPLQKEINARRQKLQWLLASKRVMVDSDALDRNYNDFTDLADEIARPDAVVVLDPGRRNANGINVETDLNLTAQQFQVMTEAGEAMQKVAGIYNAMLGATDGAKSGTAIQGLVEQGNTMQAEITDNYRFARRLVGQRLLELVTQDLAGVEVTIDAGEEGKPRPVTLNRPMVDALTGLEYRENDVSKALVKVALNDVPSTPAYRAQAMTMVAEVIKGLPPQLQAPLVPYFLESTELPKRREMADLVRKVLGLGEDGQQPDPEKVQMAQMLEQLQAALADARAKLQSKDAELQIKAGELAVKEQAQQVAAEKAAAEVAKLRADTLQTRAATAGQAMAITQHP; translated from the coding sequence ATGCAGCGAGACGAGCGCACCCCCGACACTTCCGGCCTGACTGATCTGCAGTACCGCGAGATCGTCAATCAGATCCGCCTGCAGCCGGCCTGGCGCGCGGAGTCGGATCGCGCCTGTTCTTTCTACGACGGCAACCAACTCGGCGCCGACGAGGTGGCCGAACTTGAGGCGCGCGGCATGGCGCCGATCATCATCAACCAGATCAAGCCGCTGGTGAATTCGGTGCTCGGACTTGAGGCGAAGACGCGCAGTGACTGGCGCGTGGTGGCTGACCGCGATGAGCAGCAGGAGATGGCCGAGGCGCTATCGGCCAAGCTGATGGAGGCCGAGCGCGAGACCCTGGCCGATCAGGCGTGCAGCGAGGCCTTTGCCGGGCAGATCAAGGCCGGGCTGGGCTGGGTGCACGTGACGCGCAACGCGGACCCGTTTGGGTACGACTACCGGGTCGAAGCCGTCGATCGATCCGAGATCTGGTGGGACTGGCAGGCGAGAAAGCCCGACTTGGCGGATGCGCGCTACCTGGTGCGCGAGCGCTGGTATCCGACCGAGTCTCTGGTGGCCTACTTCCCTGGCGAGGCCGACATGATCCGCGCCGTGGGCTCGGGCTGGGCGCCGGAGTGGATGGATCTGGCGAAGACCGACGAGCGCATGATGCGCGCCTACGACTCGGAGCACCGCTCGGGCTGGCTCGAGCAGGAGTGGCGCAACACCGACAGCGGCCTCGTGTGCCTGCGCGAGATCTGGTATCGCGTGCCGGTGCGCGCGAAGGTGATCAAGCTCCCCGATGGGCGCGTAGCGGAGTTCGACAAGAAAAACCCCCTGCACGCGCTGGCGGCCGCCGAAGGGCTGGCCACGGTGCGCGAGGCGGTGTTCACCAAGCTGCGCGTGAGCCTGTGGGTCGGCCCGCACAAGCTGCAGGACGAGGACTACGGCAGCAACCATCTGCCCTACGTGCCGTTCTGGGGCTACCGCGAGGACCGCTCGCGCGTGCCCTATGGCGTAGTGCGCGACCTGATCCCGCTGCAAAAGGAGATCAACGCCCGCCGCCAGAAGCTGCAGTGGCTACTTGCCAGCAAGCGGGTGATGGTCGATTCCGACGCGCTCGACCGCAACTACAACGACTTCACCGACCTCGCCGACGAGATCGCGCGCCCGGATGCAGTGGTGGTGCTCGACCCGGGTCGGCGCAACGCGAACGGCATCAACGTCGAGACTGACCTGAACCTGACGGCGCAGCAGTTCCAGGTGATGACCGAGGCCGGCGAGGCGATGCAGAAGGTCGCGGGCATCTACAACGCGATGCTCGGCGCCACCGATGGCGCCAAGTCCGGGACGGCGATCCAGGGCCTGGTGGAGCAGGGCAATACCATGCAGGCCGAGATCACCGACAACTACCGCTTTGCGCGGCGGCTGGTCGGGCAGCGCCTGCTCGAGTTGGTGACGCAGGATCTGGCCGGCGTGGAAGTGACGATCGATGCAGGCGAGGAGGGCAAGCCCCGGCCGGTGACGCTGAACCGCCCCATGGTCGATGCGCTGACCGGTCTCGAATACCGCGAGAACGACGTCAGCAAGGCGCTGGTGAAGGTGGCACTCAACGACGTGCCCAGCACGCCGGCCTACCGCGCGCAGGCCATGACGATGGTGGCCGAGGTGATCAAGGGCCTGCCGCCGCAGCTGCAGGCGCCGCTGGTGCCGTACTTCCTCGAATCGACCGAACTGCCCAAGCGCCGCGAAATGGCCGACCTGGTGCGCAAGGTACTTGGATTGGGCGAAGATGGCCAGCAGCCCGATCCTGAGAAGGTGCAGATGGCGCAGATGCTGGAGCAGCTGCAGGCCGCGCTCGCCGACGCGCGGGCGAAGCTGCAGAGCAAGGACGCCGAGTTGCAGATCAAGGCCGGCGAGCTCGCGGTCAAGGAGCAGGCGCAGCAGGTGGCCGCCGAGAAGGCCGCCGCCGAGGTGGCGAAGCTGCGCGCCGACACCCTCCAGACCCGTGCTGCGACCGCCGGCCAGGCAATGGCGATCACGCAGCACCCCTAG
- a CDS encoding YegP family protein: MATVTYPCYWQKKDNKGQWYWIYYAKNGEEIARSSESYVNRSDCANSIALVQNSSGHKIYYTE, translated from the coding sequence ATGGCAACGGTCACCTATCCATGCTATTGGCAAAAAAAGGACAACAAAGGTCAGTGGTACTGGATCTACTACGCAAAGAACGGCGAGGAGATTGCTCGGAGTAGCGAGAGCTACGTGAACCGCTCCGACTGCGCCAATTCGATCGCGCTGGTGCAGAACTCCTCGGGCCACAAGATCTACTACACCGAGTAA
- a CDS encoding ribbon-helix-helix domain-containing protein, with amino-acid sequence MSLSLSRSGHTSPLGKLTAELPKIRVPEDTKDGLDRAARNAGMSTSEYLRELVMLHVHGHEYVASLYAHRLALVAGAGKESGGQGE; translated from the coding sequence ATGTCACTTTCATTGAGCCGCAGCGGCCACACCAGCCCGCTGGGCAAACTCACGGCCGAGCTGCCGAAGATCCGCGTTCCCGAGGACACCAAGGACGGGCTGGACCGCGCGGCGCGCAATGCCGGCATGTCCACCAGCGAGTACCTGCGCGAGCTCGTCATGCTGCACGTCCATGGTCATGAGTACGTGGCCAGTCTATATGCCCACCGCTTGGCCTTGGTTGCCGGAGCAGGGAAGGAATCGGGCGGGCAAGGGGAATGA
- a CDS encoding HNH endonuclease, with amino-acid sequence MKKDSYRQLLLHPNWQKKRLEIMSRDQFSCVQCGENEKTLNVHHLYYESSKAPWEYPSSALVTLCATCHEDEHETRGEYETGLIRELRSLGLLAGDVGTIRNLVASLRASCGQEKAKESLDAILEAMAWSVCEPVVIDELVFIAKEYVSKRLAQIERAYSHKDGSEAT; translated from the coding sequence ATGAAGAAGGATTCGTACCGACAGCTGTTGCTCCACCCGAACTGGCAGAAGAAGCGGCTCGAAATCATGAGCCGAGACCAGTTCTCATGCGTGCAGTGCGGTGAGAACGAAAAGACCCTGAACGTGCACCACCTCTACTACGAGAGCAGCAAGGCGCCGTGGGAATACCCGAGCAGCGCCCTCGTGACGCTCTGCGCAACTTGCCATGAGGACGAACACGAAACCCGTGGCGAGTATGAGACCGGCCTTATCCGTGAGCTTCGCAGCCTCGGGCTTCTGGCCGGGGATGTTGGCACGATCCGCAACCTGGTTGCCAGTTTGCGTGCGTCCTGTGGGCAGGAGAAGGCCAAGGAGTCATTGGACGCGATTCTCGAAGCAATGGCGTGGAGCGTGTGCGAGCCGGTCGTTATTGACGAACTCGTTTTCATTGCCAAGGAGTACGTCAGCAAGCGCCTGGCTCAGATTGAGCGCGCGTACAGCCACAAAGACGGCAGCGAGGCTACCTGA
- a CDS encoding RusA family crossover junction endodeoxyribonuclease, with protein MIEFVVPGGPVGKGRPRASRMRAGVRMFTPDKTARYENLVAMAAQQAMGGRAPMEGPVELDLVLITTPPASWSKKKRAAALGGEFPPETKPDWDNVGKAICDAMNGIVFIDDKQVADAQVRKRYGQIPEARVIVREWSSKGARDLFEEGGTR; from the coding sequence ATGATCGAGTTCGTCGTGCCGGGGGGGCCGGTAGGGAAGGGGCGCCCGAGGGCATCCCGGATGAGGGCCGGGGTGCGCATGTTCACCCCCGACAAGACCGCCCGCTACGAGAACCTGGTGGCCATGGCGGCGCAGCAGGCGATGGGGGGCAGGGCGCCGATGGAAGGGCCAGTGGAGTTGGATCTGGTGCTGATCACGACACCGCCGGCGTCGTGGTCGAAGAAAAAGCGGGCCGCGGCACTTGGGGGGGAGTTCCCGCCGGAAACGAAGCCGGATTGGGACAACGTGGGGAAGGCGATTTGCGATGCGATGAACGGGATTGTGTTCATCGACGACAAGCAGGTGGCCGATGCGCAGGTGCGAAAGCGCTATGGGCAGATCCCGGAGGCTCGGGTGATCGTGCGGGAGTGGTCGAGCAAGGGGGCGAGGGATCTTTTCGAGGAGGGCGGCACCCGATGA
- a CDS encoding BrnT family toxin, protein MEIEFDPEKAALNPLNHEGVTFQEAAPVLLDPYALTREDEDATGEPRFVTLGMGGRGRILIVVWTLRGDNPRLISAWKANKPQRSRYEQQF, encoded by the coding sequence ATGGAGATTGAATTCGACCCGGAGAAAGCTGCGCTGAACCCCTTGAACCACGAAGGGGTGACGTTTCAAGAAGCGGCGCCGGTGCTGCTCGACCCGTATGCCCTGACCCGTGAGGATGAGGATGCCACGGGCGAACCCCGCTTTGTGACGCTGGGCATGGGCGGCCGGGGCCGGATTCTGATCGTGGTGTGGACGCTGCGCGGTGACAATCCGCGCCTGATTTCGGCCTGGAAGGCCAACAAACCGCAACGGAGCCGCTATGAGCAACAATTCTGA
- a CDS encoding terminase, giving the protein MAASSIALDYIPKNEADILRCLADPMWRVCSGALYKIMVKSDDGAGSVVPFIPNRAQRRLIVRLWHRNVILKARQLGFTTLVAILWLDHALFNADQRCGIIAQDREAAEVIFRDKVKLAYDRLPAFLRERMPLARDSASELLFAHNNSSIRVATSMRSGTIHRLHVSEFGKIGAKYPAKAAEVVTGSLPAVPLDGVAIIESTAEGQSGEFYEMTMRAQAVAEKGSPLSPRDYRFHFFPWWQEEAYRLPHPGASVITDKDREHFAQIEAEMGCTLDEQQRYWYVATRDSEFSGDPQKMWQEYPSTPDEAFKVSTEGTYYAVQLAAARKGGRIGAVPHLEGVPVNTFWDIGGRDGSAIWFHQQQGLTHRFFRFIEGWGEPYSYFIKQMQAMGCVWGKHYLPHDASHKRQQGASMESAEDKLRQFEIGGDWVIVPRVDDVTHGIQMVRDAFGQCWFDEEGCKDGLAHLGSYRKEWDARLGAWRATPLHDIHSEAADAFRQFAQGYREAQSDAGFRARRAPGRSGRQRSSWVI; this is encoded by the coding sequence ATGGCAGCCAGTAGCATCGCGCTCGACTATATCCCGAAGAACGAGGCGGACATCCTGCGCTGCCTCGCCGATCCGATGTGGCGTGTGTGCTCGGGCGCGCTCTACAAGATCATGGTCAAGAGCGACGACGGCGCGGGTTCGGTGGTGCCGTTCATCCCCAACCGGGCGCAACGCCGGCTGATCGTGCGGCTGTGGCACCGGAACGTGATCCTCAAGGCACGTCAGCTCGGGTTCACGACGCTCGTCGCCATCCTCTGGCTCGACCACGCACTGTTCAATGCCGACCAGCGCTGCGGCATCATTGCCCAGGACCGTGAGGCCGCGGAGGTGATCTTTCGCGACAAGGTGAAGCTCGCCTACGACCGGCTGCCGGCCTTCCTGCGCGAGCGCATGCCGCTGGCGCGCGACAGCGCCTCGGAGCTGCTGTTCGCCCACAACAACAGCAGCATCCGGGTGGCGACCTCGATGCGCTCGGGGACGATCCACCGGCTGCATGTGTCCGAGTTCGGCAAGATCGGTGCCAAGTACCCGGCCAAGGCGGCCGAGGTGGTCACCGGTTCGCTGCCGGCGGTGCCGCTCGATGGGGTTGCGATCATCGAGTCCACCGCCGAAGGCCAGTCCGGCGAGTTCTACGAGATGACGATGCGCGCGCAGGCGGTGGCTGAGAAGGGATCGCCGCTCTCCCCGCGCGACTATCGCTTCCACTTCTTCCCATGGTGGCAGGAAGAGGCCTACCGGCTGCCGCATCCGGGCGCATCGGTCATTACCGACAAGGACCGCGAGCACTTCGCCCAGATCGAGGCAGAGATGGGCTGCACGCTCGACGAGCAGCAGCGCTACTGGTACGTGGCCACGCGCGACAGCGAGTTCTCCGGCGACCCGCAGAAGATGTGGCAGGAATATCCGAGCACGCCGGACGAGGCATTCAAGGTCTCCACCGAAGGTACCTACTACGCCGTGCAGCTGGCCGCGGCGCGCAAGGGCGGACGCATCGGCGCCGTGCCTCACCTCGAGGGCGTGCCCGTCAATACCTTCTGGGACATCGGCGGGCGCGACGGGTCGGCGATCTGGTTCCACCAGCAGCAGGGCCTCACGCACCGATTTTTCCGTTTCATTGAAGGCTGGGGCGAGCCCTACAGCTACTTCATCAAGCAGATGCAGGCGATGGGCTGCGTCTGGGGGAAGCACTACCTGCCGCACGACGCCAGCCACAAGCGCCAGCAGGGCGCGAGCATGGAGTCGGCTGAGGACAAGCTGCGCCAGTTCGAGATCGGTGGCGATTGGGTGATCGTGCCGCGGGTCGACGACGTGACGCATGGCATTCAGATGGTGCGCGATGCGTTCGGGCAGTGCTGGTTTGACGAGGAAGGCTGCAAGGACGGCCTCGCCCATCTCGGCAGTTACCGCAAGGAGTGGGACGCGCGGCTCGGCGCCTGGCGCGCCACGCCGCTGCACGATATCCACTCGGAGGCGGCCGATGCGTTCCGCCAGTTTGCGCAGGGCTACCGCGAGGCGCAGTCCGACGCCGGCTTCCGCGCTCGCCGCGCCCCCGGCCGTAGCGGCCGCCAGCGCAGCAGCTGGGTGATCTGA
- a CDS encoding DUF6475 domain-containing protein, which translates to MQQHEFDAFSDMLQAVAEYCGKPLSPGVIAIYWQGLKDLDLPAVRHALNAHVQNPDTGQFMPKIADVRRMLGGTTQDSALRAWAKIDRAVRHVGPYASVAFDDALIHRVLHDMGGWVGLALKTEDEWPFVAKEFENRYRGYAMRNERPDYPPVLTGIAEADNVRRGLCSDPPCLIGDAEKAEAVMQGGTNRPLIGFSTACAAATGFASTKLRVVDARSAA; encoded by the coding sequence ATGCAGCAACACGAATTCGATGCGTTCTCCGACATGCTCCAGGCGGTGGCCGAGTACTGCGGCAAGCCGCTGTCGCCGGGGGTGATTGCGATCTACTGGCAGGGGCTGAAGGATCTCGATCTGCCGGCTGTTCGCCATGCGCTGAATGCCCATGTCCAGAACCCGGACACCGGCCAGTTCATGCCGAAGATCGCCGATGTGCGCCGCATGCTCGGCGGGACGACGCAGGACTCCGCACTGCGGGCCTGGGCGAAGATCGACAGGGCGGTTCGTCACGTCGGCCCCTACGCCAGCGTGGCTTTCGACGACGCGCTGATCCACCGCGTGCTGCATGACATGGGCGGCTGGGTGGGCTTGGCGTTGAAGACCGAGGACGAGTGGCCGTTCGTGGCCAAGGAGTTCGAGAACCGGTACCGGGGCTACGCCATGCGCAACGAGCGCCCCGACTATCCGCCGGTGCTGACCGGAATCGCCGAGGCTGACAACGTGCGTCGCGGTCTGTGCTCCGACCCGCCGTGCCTGATCGGGGATGCGGAAAAGGCCGAGGCTGTGATGCAGGGCGGCACGAACCGGCCGCTGATCGGCTTCTCGACCGCATGCGCTGCGGCGACCGGCTTCGCCAGCACCAAGCTGCGCGTGGTCGACGCCAGGAGCGCGGCATGA
- a CDS encoding helix-turn-helix domain-containing protein, with amino-acid sequence MSTLADRIQEALDDTGAIAADLARACGVKPPSVSAWLSGDTKSLKSSTAIRAAEFLKVNQLWLTEGRGPKRPEGGAAALPEPESAEPTVADLLERLRAEISTQPEAVKRAIAELVTEYVTTPDASAGKAVADAILRILGPRT; translated from the coding sequence ATGAGCACGCTTGCCGACCGCATCCAAGAAGCGCTAGACGACACAGGAGCCATCGCTGCGGATTTGGCACGCGCGTGCGGCGTCAAGCCGCCGTCGGTCAGCGCATGGCTTTCCGGGGACACAAAATCGCTGAAGTCGTCCACCGCCATCCGTGCCGCAGAATTTCTAAAGGTGAATCAGCTCTGGCTGACCGAAGGCCGCGGCCCCAAGCGCCCCGAGGGCGGGGCGGCGGCCTTGCCGGAGCCGGAGAGCGCCGAGCCGACCGTCGCCGATCTGCTCGAGCGCTTACGTGCCGAGATCTCGACCCAGCCCGAGGCGGTCAAGCGTGCGATCGCCGAGTTGGTAACCGAGTATGTGACTACGCCAGATGCGTCTGCAGGCAAGGCTGTTGCGGACGCCATTCTGAGAATCCTTGGACCGCGTACATGA
- a CDS encoding DUF6932 family protein, translating to MIPEHDEHGLLPPGIHACTLDEVRRRFCWTDRRTLLFNGLRKLINEWWLPQGIDGSVLIDGSFSRTKAEPEDIDAVFDLAPDAPFERVAICLVRTQTEHARLKSIYHVDVWARHPLIKNDLSLFFQYLGDKGAAELNLQRTHPKGILRISP from the coding sequence ATGATTCCAGAACACGACGAACACGGCCTGCTCCCGCCAGGCATCCATGCCTGCACGCTGGACGAAGTGCGTCGGCGCTTTTGTTGGACGGATCGCCGGACGCTGCTGTTCAATGGTCTGCGCAAGCTGATCAACGAATGGTGGCTCCCGCAGGGCATTGACGGGAGTGTGCTGATCGACGGCAGCTTTTCCCGCACCAAGGCCGAGCCGGAAGACATTGACGCGGTGTTCGACCTGGCGCCGGACGCCCCCTTTGAGCGTGTCGCCATTTGCCTGGTCCGCACGCAGACAGAACACGCGCGGCTGAAGTCGATCTATCATGTCGACGTGTGGGCGCGTCATCCTCTGATCAAGAACGACCTGTCGCTGTTCTTTCAGTACCTAGGAGACAAAGGCGCAGCAGAACTGAACCTGCAGCGCACACATCCAAAAGGCATTCTCAGGATTTCACCATGA
- a CDS encoding ribbon-helix-helix protein, CopG family: MPPINFSRSGRTGPFGKLTAEIPKIRVPDDTKDELERLARAAGITLSEYLRDLLMVHAHGVDVVRALYEERLSAVSRNLDDNGKIAG, translated from the coding sequence ATGCCGCCCATCAACTTCTCCCGCTCCGGGCGCACCGGCCCGTTCGGCAAGCTCACCGCCGAAATCCCCAAGATCCGCGTCCCGGACGACACCAAGGACGAGCTCGAGCGCCTTGCCCGGGCGGCCGGCATCACCCTCTCCGAATACCTGCGCGACCTCCTGATGGTCCATGCGCACGGCGTGGATGTCGTGCGCGCGCTGTACGAAGAGCGCCTGTCGGCCGTCTCCCGCAACCTGGACGACAACGGAAAGATCGCGGGGTGA